The Anolis carolinensis isolate JA03-04 chromosome 2, rAnoCar3.1.pri, whole genome shotgun sequence genome contains the following window.
TGGGCTCATTCTGGGACCTTTTCTCATTGCATCCTTCAGCTTtgtgccagcaaacaggcctccaGTGTTACAAATGTAAGTTCGACCAGCCCTGCTCAGATGCATCATCTGTGGTGAACTGTCAAGAAGGAGAAGTTTGTGGCTTCATAAAGGGAAACTCAGGTTTGTTTTAATTGACTGACtctgtctctctcccccccccccccccctttggtatTCCAGTCCCTACTCTGAAGTCTCTTTCTATTAATAGGAAAACATCTCTATCCCTTTGCAATTATTAGGTAAACCCAGAGCTGGGAAAGaattaagggtccttccacaaaactgtataaaatccacattgaactggattatctggcagtgtggactcagataatctagtttaaagcagctactgtggattatctgccttgatattccgaattatatggctgtgtgaaagggccctaagaaaaCATAACTAGTTTGGGAATTACTAGTCCCTCCACTTAAGGAAACATGGCATGTTGATTTTGTTAGTTAACCTAAGCAGTACTCACTTACAGAGTTTGGAAAGAATGACAAAGATGTAACTATTGATTTGTTTATATGATACCTTTCTCCCACAATGGGGCCTAAGGCATTTTCCAACAACAATGTGTTGAAAATATCTACcatacaatttattttttaattaaaataatgtcatAATACAGCTtgaaatcaattttttaaaaaatcaataaaacctGCCTAGTAAAAGTCCTCCTAATTAATAAAGCTTAACAAATATGTTGTTATTAATTACAGGGTTTGGTCTTACAAGAGAGAGAATGGAAAGGGAAGGAGCAGAAGATTGAAGTGTACTGGTTCATTAGAAACTGGAGGTGGCGGGCACTAAATGTGGGCCACTTGTCCCATGTGTATAAAATAATAGATCAATAGTATTGATCTCACAACTGATGTTGgttccaaggccccatctacactgaacatttaatgcagtttcaaactatcaTTGAAAAAAGTGGGTTTGATATGCAGACAATTGCAtagggtaaagataaaggttttcccctgacattacgtctagtcgtgcctgactctgggggttggtgctcatctccatttttaagccaaacagctgccgttgtctgtagacacctccaaggtcatgtggcgggtATGACTGCATAAAgtgcattaccttcccactggagcggtaactattgatctactcacattggcatggttGCTAGGTTGGCTAacaccccacttcccagattcgacccttcagtcaggaagttcagcagctcagcggtttaacccactgcatcaccgggACTCCAGACAATTGCATAGAAAATCCTATaaccagtttgaagcctggatggtgattacacaaaccacaaagcactgTTATACTCTAAGGGCTTTGTTTTGCACATGTTTGTGAGAATCTATTGTTCTCTGGCCACCACAATCTGAAGCTAGTTTCGAACTCCATTAAATAGTCAGCCACATTGAGAGTTTCTAGAACCAGTGATACTGTGTGACTTCTGAGCATATTGGGGTACATAGGAGGCTCTCTAGTTATCTACACCCAATTGGGCTGTTCCACTGTAATGTTCAGCTTCTttacttccctcccctcccctccaataCCAGACAAAAGTTCTGGATATGGACCTGCATTATTCTGTGCAAACATCTCCATCATGTATGTCTTGAATGCTGTGCTAAAGAAAAGTGagataaaaatgtattaaatagAAAGGTGTGTAAAAGGCGTAAGATTTACATGATCTGAAGAGAAGCCACAGAAAccaggtatgtgtgtgtgagagaggggtgggggagagagagagagagatggaaagaTGTGATGCTTCATATGCACACGTACCCAGTTTTGTGTTCACTCCATCCTAACTTCCCGCACTCTTGTGGTTTGCAGAGTCCAAAGTCCATGAGCCTATCTTTGGAATGGGCTGTGTCACAGAGACAAAATGCAGCAGCGATGAGAAGATTATTCATTCCAGCAACCCATTTCGGGTCACCTATTCCTGCTGCAACACCAATTACTGCAACAACGGCATGTCTAGATTCTACGCTGCTTCAAGAACTCACCTCACCTTGCTCTTTGTGGCCACTCTCTCCACCATCCTATTGACTTTCCTGAGTGCCTAATTCACCTGTTTTGTGAGAAATATGTCCCCTCCCCAGCCTTGTCAGTAACTGGATCctcaaacacatacatacacacacatgccttTGGACTGAAACTCAGCAGAGATGGGAACTCCATGGAAGGAGCAGGTAGAAAGTAGATCTGGGCAGCTTCGGAGTAACAGTTAGGAGTAGCATTCATAGCCCTTTTTGTGGGCTTTCCTATCAGGTTGACCACTGTGTGAAACAGAAAAATGGGTCACCAGTTAGGCCTTCAGTCTGACACAGCATGGCACTTTTTCCATTCTTAAGCTACTACTGTCATAACCTTTCTCAACCGTGGGTTTCCATAACTTGGTACAGCTGCACTACCACCCAGCCAATGGGATCAAAGGTCAAGGATAGTGGGAATTGTGATCTACCAATACGGCATGGACTGTAGCTGGGCAAAATTTCCAGTTTCCTGTCTGCAACATGAAACCACTTAATAATGTGGCACGATTGCAAAGATTCATGATCAGAGTGTCCAGCTGTGGAGATGTCAAAGGAATACAACCTCCACAGTGTTTGACTATGTGACTGATGAGGCTGGAAGTCATCCAAACCTAGACAGCCACAGGATCCACATCACTGAGGTTAGCAAAGTGTTCTTAGATGTGCATTAAACATGTTAAGTATTGTTATTGCTGTTCTGTACACACCTTGGTAATCCTTGCAAGAACTTGCTGAAGTTCAGCTCTAGCTGATGACTCAGTTCATGAACTTTCATTGTGGGTGATGTTTACACACAGCTTACACCTGGGTAAAATTGTTCCAGTATGGCTTTGTCCATTTGGTTTGGTATAGTAGTTTGACCACTGGTTTGGCTGGGAGGTTGGAAATCCATCTTTAACTTCTCACTGAGACATGAAACTTTTAAGCTGATCTTGAGCCAGTCAACATCTCTCTGACTAGCGTATCTTCCAACGTTTTACAAGGAGTGAAACTCTATTCAATAACTTGCAGGAAAGCcaggatatttatttttatagcatttatatttcacccttctcacctcaaaggggactcaaggcagatcacagaacacatatacagcaaactttcaatgccgttatacacaaacaaggacagacaacagtaTAGATAGAACtacataggcatttcccatcttcagcgTCCTGGAGGTTGTCCTCGATGCCTGCCACAGAGAGGTTCTGTTGCTCCTTCTTCCATGTCAAAAAGCGCTATTcacaaacttcctccttttttatcactggcatttttctggtattttcttATGGTCCCTGCTTTtttggtttccccctgacattaagtctagttgtgtccaactctgggggttggtggtaatctccatttctaagccaaagagctggcattgtccgtagacgtctccaaggtcatgtgaccagcatgactgcatgtagcgccattatcttcctgccggagcggtgcctattgatatactcacatttgcatgttttcgaactgctaggttggcagaagttggggctaacagtgggagctcaccccgatccccagattcgaactgccaaccttttggtcaggaagtttagcagctcagcagtttaacctgctgccctACTGGAGGCTCCACCAGTTAGTATCTGAGGACCAAAATTTTGCATCTTGAGTTTTCACAGTTTAGAGTACACCACCTTCAAACATGAAATATTGTCCTCAGATGCATAAACATATCTGTCTGATGGCAATAGCAAAATCTTCCATGTCGCTGATGAAGGCAGCTAAGGCCCTGGTAGGTTTATGTCATGATTCTTAAGGTATAGCAAAGCTGTTTGTTAAATATGATGGTGTTTCTTTAGGTTGTGTATTATATTCCCTTCCAGTGAAATAATATTGCTAATTTAATTTATCCTAGACATTCCATATGCTTTctccctgtttttttaaaaaaaacattttgttctCCTTTCTTTGGAGAACTTGTCTCAGTTGGAAAGTAGAAGATACCAATcttcaaataaatgaatacataaactTTAGAACCGGTTTCAACTGCATCCGCTCAGTCCATTCCTTCTTCTCTTAAGGTTTATTGTGTCTTTCCCCACACCCAGATTAATTTGTTAATACTCTTGCTGTGTTGCATTCATATAGAGTGATGCATTGTGTGCTTAGAAATAGAACTAGATTTTCTGTCTCCATTCTCTTTCGTAAGAGATTTTGTTTCCTGCAACTCCTCTAGTTATGTTTTGGCTTCCACTCTATTCCAGCCATCAGTCATATCTTAAGATCCTAAACAAGTGGAAAGCCAGTACATGACTCCATCTATTGATGGACTGAAACTCCTATCAGACCTAGAGAACACTGCCTGTGATCAGAGATGGTGGGACTTCCTTTGATTTGAATGGAAGGCTCCAAGACTATTGAAGCATGGCCAGCCTGATAGATTGTGGGAGCTGTGGTCCCAGAAATGAACTATTCAATGCTTGGTCACAGGGAGAGACATCTAGATCACAAATGAAAAGAGTTATGAATCCATTTTATTGATTACTTGTATAATAGTTTGTAGAGCCAGCattgtgtagtgatttgagcattggtccATGACTCTGGAgttgatggtttgaatccctgcttggccatggaaacccacgaGGTGATCTTGGGTAAGTCGCACTCTCAAACTCAGAGGACGGCAAAGGCAAGCACGCACTCCAAAAATCTTGTCAAgagaaccctgtgataggttcaccttagggtcaatgttcagtcagaaatgtcttgaagacacaacaacaacaacaacaacaacaacaaccacagacTGGTATCCACTGCCCCCCAAACTACACTATAATGCATTTGTCCTTAACGGTTAGCAAACAATACAACTGAATTGCCCACATGCTCCAAACATGATAGAAATTACAATGCACTGAGTCCTTCAATGAAGTCTTGAGGTCCATGGCCACAAAAGCATTTAAAAGGGTTTTTGTGGCgaagaaaaggttgggaaccactgatttaccaGAActaggcccttcctcacagccatatcaaggcagaaaatcccactttgaactggaatataaggcagtgtggactcagataacccagttaagagcagatattgtgggattttctgatattctgggttatatagctgtgtggaagggcccttagtttctgTGCCAGGCAACTTCTTGATCAGTCCCCACTTAACAAGTCTAATTCAGTCAATCATTAAATGCAAaatcaacacataggtaaatgccattgattcagtgggtctgccCTAGTCAGAAATACCAACAGAACTTAAAATAATTTGTACAAATTTAAGATCTAGATTATTTTGTTTAGAAGGTCTCTGATCAACTGATTCTGAGATTTTCAGCCTATTCCATCACTTGAATCTTCTGGAAAATTGTCAGGACTCACTCTTATCACAGGGTTGAAAATACCACATAAGGGTGTACTGAACATCATTTATGCACCCACTCctattttaatgtaatattttgattataatgattccataaaaatgtaaaattgtagtatcaacactaataatagttaataatgtaataatttagTCCTATCTGGACCCCTTGTGAGGATGTTGCAGGGGATCCCCAGACCCAAGGTTCAGAACCACTATGATAGATCATTCTTGTTTATACACTTGTTCAACCTCTCCTGTGGCTGTGCTTTGTTTTGACTCTTACTAATTCAGTAAGGTGAATTCTCCTCACTGTTCTTCTCCATGCTATCCTTTACTATTTTAATCTCAATAGTGTAGTGAACTCATAAGCCATTCAAGCAATGTAAGCCAACCAACATAGTAGCCCATTTGAGTCTTCTCCATGTCTCAAACAACCATTTCCATTTACCACAGTCAGCATGGTCATTGGATAGTGTTAAGGTATATAACACAGAGCCTAAATAATCTAAAGGCACCATAACTTGTCTGAGGCAGAGGCAGCCCTGATTaccacttggatgggagactattaAGGAATCCCAGGTGCTGTGGGTTATATctcaggggaaggaactggcaaaaccacctcttaatatttttttcctttaaatattCTGCAACTCATGGGTCATCTTACGTCAGTAGGAAACGTGAAGGAATGTACATATGCAGGGTATTTAACTTAACATATTTGCAAAACAGCCAGATGCAGAAATCTTTAACATTGCAATGGGCAAGTTTACAAAGTTCAGCAACCTATTGCCCTATAAGTTATTAAACAATGCCTTAAGCCAATTCCCCTCCCTTAATTCTACTCTTCTTTGTGGATTATGTTTTTCAACTGTTTGTAAAAGTTGTTTGTGCTCAAGTCAGCTCAGCAAGAGGGAGAGGAGTAGATAAAGAAAAACTCCTGCAGCCCCTCCTAgcttatgtgttcttcctcattcataaCATTTGCCATTCTAACCACACCCGGATTTTGTCCAGCTGCAAATGTCCCAGTTGGAGGATATACTATAGCAACAAATTCAGAAACCTCCCTGTTGAGTGATTTCAATATCTGCTAAGATTGTGGGTCTGGAGCCGAGAGCACTACACTACACCAAAGGCCAAATCAGGACACAaactgggttgaaggcaaaagaaCAGAGGCTTATTTTTTCAGGCCCCAAAATATGTCAGATCCTTAAGAGCACAGACTCTATTCTGACTATTCTGACATTTTTGGACATGCCTCACTGGGAAATACAGagcatatttattcattttaacagTCATTAGGAATATGGTGTGGCAACATGCAAATGAGTTCTTGGTCGACTAAACAATTCAGCTTGGGTATACACAAAAGAGGGGCTCCAGTAAAGACAATGAGCAATTATGAGTGATAAACAGCACAATGGATGAAACCTCAGCCACTACTTGTGCACTGATGTTCATCAGTGGATATCAGCGAAAGCCAAAAGAACGTCTCAATGTCAGGAGGAAATATATCAATTAAATAGAAATGTATAAATGGGAAAAGCTTCAGTCAATAGTGTTAGTGAAGATCTCATCTATAGGAATGGGCtttgttacgagtcagacgccagccaatataaacaactcagtttattgcaaaaacaacacaaaagagcctaagaaacaaccaaaaggaggctcaaaacattttctcttcagtgtgaggtaacaatgtccaagaagaactcaaaagacccaaacttgggatataatctggattatcctgggaaataatccagattaaaacaaacttagttgaaaaggctggaaactcgctccacctgctggttggagctaaacaaacacatgaaagctaccagcagtaacccacagtgaccaacagccacacaatgcccccaaaacgttgctaaagcaaaaccacattgtaaaggagaagtcacagctgccacatccggtccgcgtcgttagggagaagtcacaggcgtcgagttccagtccaagttgtCAGGAAGAaatcacagtcaccgaattccagtccaggttgtcaggaagaagtcacagtcaccgaattccagtccaaggtaaacacaaagagccaaagcgacagaggcaagccggcagctaatgcataaaaccaacacaagacaatccagcgctaacccacacaatgccagcccccgttgccactaaaatcccaggttaacacttacatcccaaagcagtcttccaaacatgtcttctgaaacagagatcccgaaaagcgctcaacaaaacaccttgccaattgcaaagttacattagcaacaaacatattttatctacaagtcctcctctgaacttgagccagccaatgccccatccacagctggttgctgcaaatcctcatcagagctggactCACCCaatgccccacctccagctgcagcctttctacgatctctccagccagaccaccttctatccgaacccataactccccaggatccatctgtatcttctccgtgccatccctcaaatgtaccactgcttgtgggctcctcaagaatctcccagatctcctgaaccctagtccaatccatcacctcactcccagagtctgacatcccatcctcctgactcccagtcccacaatccccttcaaaaccctcaaaggtatcatcatcagtgggttccataagtatttcccggattctcttcctttgttgctcctcatcagattCTTGCTCAtgagcagttttcctgcctcttctaatacaa
Protein-coding sequences here:
- the LOC103281048 gene encoding uncharacterized protein LOC103281048, with translation MSSYFRTQDMDKKAAATLFFTLSFFQIALCQQTGLQCYKCKFDQPCSDASSVVNCQEGEVCGFIKGNSESKVHEPIFGMGCVTETKCSSDEKIIHSSNPFRVTYSCCNTNYCNNGMSRFYAASRTHLTLLFVATLSTILLTFLSA